The DNA region ACTTTAGATTATGACAGTATTGCATTTAGTGGTGTGGCTGGAGCAACTACAGTGCCGAGCATGATACAATCTGGTAAAGATGTTTTTTATTCCATAAAAGCTATTAATAAAAAATGGAAAGATTTTTTAAATTCAAATACTATAAACAGGAAAAATAAGAATTTTGATAAAATAATTTATCATGGTGAAAATATAATGAGGCATTCTGTTTTCCAAGGAGCAAATATTGAACTTGGCAACTCCATTAAAAATGCAACAATAGATTCTCAATATGAATGAATTTAATAATGCTTTTTGGAGAGAATTTCAGTATAAAATTGTCAATGTGGTAATAAAATTTGCCAATGAATATCCTATAGTTTCTTGGATAATTTTATACATTGTGGGTTTGTTTTTTTTATTTTTAAATATAAAATTAATTAAATATTCTTTGATTGCATATAAAAAAACAAATCAAGTAAAAATTATAAAATTAGTCTTTGCAGCTTGTTTCCAAGTGGTTATATTTTTTTATATTCTCATAAAGTTTAGTATATATAAATCTTACGGCTTATTGATATATCCTTGCATATTCACATGGTTATCTACATTTTATCTCATTTATATATCATACAAGGAATACAAAAAGATTATAGAAAAAACTACACATACAAATAAAAATGATATTTTTTTTAAAAAACCCAAAAAACAACAAAAACCAAATAAGCAAAAAGATGTTCAAAAATCAAATTTTAAAAAATATAAATTTATTAATAAAAATAGAGTAAAAGATAAAAATAACAATGAAGATAAGAAATAGGTGCAGGATTATTATCCAATCAAGGAACTAAAATGTTATCACAAACAATACTTAAACAAAATGCTAAAACATCAATAAAAGCCGGTTTAGCCGGTGCAGGACTTGATACCGGTAGTCAAGTAGGAACTCAAATTTATACTCAAGCTATTAATAATAACGGATATGTAAATTTTAAAGGTAAATTTAATGTCATCAAATGATAAAAAACAAATTTTGAAAAATCTTATAAAATTTAACAAATCTTTAAAAAACATAAAAAATGAGATTTCAAATTTAAATTTTGATAGCAAATTTGAATTATATATAATAACAAAGAATGATATAAAGCAAATTTTAAACAGAGCCTTAAAAGAAAATATTACTTTTAAAGAACTTGAAGAATGGGCGAATTTAATAGAATGCAGAGATGATTTAGGCTTTGAAGAAGAAATTTTACAAGAAATTATATTTGATTTTGCAAATCCTGAAATTAATGGTTTGATTACAAAGGATAAAATAAAAACTGCATTAAAAGAATTGGATATGATAGCATAACCAAGCAACCAATATATGGACAAATAAAAAATGAAAAACTTACAGGAAATTATAAAATGTTTGTAAATAATAAATCCATATCAACAACAAAACCATTAAATTATACCATTCCTAATAATGCTTATTGGTTTGGAAATACTATATCAGATCCTAGAGTTTGGATATATGGAACAGCTGGGTTTGAAATTGCAAATGATATATTTAATGATAGCACAACGCCAGGGACACAAAAAGGAACATTGGGAGCTATTATTAAAAATATGTATCAAAATATTAAAAAACGAGATGAAGAATAAATTGAATAGTTTTTCTTATGTTTTTTTAGGAATTATTTTTATTGTAGAAGCCGTTTGGTCTTTTTGTGGTGGAAAAATTTATATAAAATATACCGGCTGGATAGAACCATCCATACAAATGTCTATAACCTCTATGGCTATAGGAATTATTTTTATATGTATAGGAATTTTTTATAACTCAAAACATTCAGATTTTATGCGTTGCAAAAAATGCCATAAAGTTTATAATTATATTGATGTAAAAGATAAAGATAAAATTTGCCCAAAATGTGGTGGAGAGTTGCAAGATTATAAAGAATTTGAAAAGGAAGAACAAGAAAAGAAAAACAAAGAATTTAAAAGAATTGATAAAATAGAAAGAGAATTGATTGAAGAATATAAAAAGAGTAAAAAATGAAATTTATCTTAAATTTATTACTATTTATAAGTCTATTTTTTAACAATATATTATTAGCATCAAGCTCAACTATACAAAGTGGAATTTATGGAACAAATTTTAAAGACTCTTTATTATCGAATATATCTTCTAGCACAGGAAACTACTTATTTAATAAAGCAGGAGATATAGGAGTAGTAACAAATAGTAAAGATGGAAGTTTAACTAAAACTGCACTTCATTCATTAATAGGTGGAAGCATAAACGCTATTCAAGGAGAAAGCTTTATAGATGGAGCTGTTATTTCAGGTATAAATGAACTATTAACTCCATTAAGCAGTAATCTTAATAAAGATGAACAAATTCTAACTTCACAACTAACAGGAATTCTAACAGGAGCTTTAATAAATAGTGAAGCTGGAGCCAAACAAGGATATAATCTTACAACAAGTGCCGAACTTAATAATAGGCAATATCATCAAGAATTTATAAATAAACACTATAAAGAATTTAAAGAGTATTATAAAAGACAAAAACTATCAAGCAAAATCACAAAATCAAACTTGATAATTAAATAACTATTTAGCCTATTATTAATTGAAATTTAACCTTGGTGTAATTACCCAACAAAAAACTCTTTTGCCCTATCTTTGCTTTCAAAAGCTTTTACACTAAACTCATCACCACAAACTATCATCTTATAGTTTTTTGAAATATCTGCTTTTGAATAAGTTAATGCAAATTTTGCTGCTAGAATTTTATCATCCAAACATGCGTTCTTGCTTATTAAAACATACGCTCCAACTACCCCATTTGGCAAATTTATCTCAACAAATTTATCGTTTTGTATGTTTTTTAGTTTTAAATTATCATTTTCATCTTTACCGATTATTAGCTTTGCTCCACCTTCTAGTCTTAAATGCCTTCCAAATTTTAAAATTTCACTATCGTTTGGTGTATCAAGCCCTTCATGATTTAGCGCATCGGTTAGTTTTTTACTATAATTATCAAGCGTTAGCAAGCATCCTCCAGCTGGACTTTCAAAATCATCAAAACCAAACTCTTTAGCTAAATTTAACTGAGTATGACGCCCACGACCGCTGATACTAAGAAGCTTTTCTCTATCAACCCAGCCATTTATTTCAGGTGTTGTTGGCTTTAAAAGCTTAGCACAAAGTGGTCTTAAAATAAGCAAATCTTCATCGCCTGATAAACTTAAAACTTGATTTAAAGCTTCTTTTCTTTGGCTCATCGGACGCTGTCCTAAAACTTCACCTGTGATTAAAAAGCTAGCTTCTTGGTTTTTAAGCATACTTAAAGCAGTTTTAAACATATAAGCGTGGCAGTCAATGCAAGGATTAAAGTGTTTCCCATAGCCATATTTTGGATTTAAAAGTACATTTTGAAGATATTTGTTTCTTATATCAACGATTTTAAAATCAGCCCCTGCCATATTAGCCCTTTTTCTTAAAAGCTCGCTTTTATCTTCCTTGCCGCCAAATCCTATATCCATATAAATTGCCGTTACTTCAATGCCTTGCAAGGTTATAAGTTTTATAGCAAGCATACTATCAAGTCCGCCACTAAAAAGCGCTAATGCTTTCATTTTACTCCTTTAAGCTTTATTATTCTTCTTTGTACTTGTTTAATTTTTTCTTGTTTATTTTCTATATCGCTGTTTTTTAATTTTTTTAACATATTTTCATAAGTATTTATAATTAAAATTTTATAAGCACTTGAAAGCTCATCAATGCTTTTAAACTCATCAATGCTTATATCAATACTTATTTCTCTTAGCATTATCTCATCTTCTGGGGTTTTTTGAGTACGCAATAAGGCCTTAAATTCATCTTCATGAGTTTGAAATTTAGCATCTAAAAACATATCTTTGCATTTATTAAAAAGATCCTTATTCAAATAAAGGGTTTTTATAATCTGAAGCTCTAAATAGTCCTTTTTTTTCTCAAATTTAGCAAAATTTGGAATACTTTTTATGCTATTTTTACCGGAATTTGAAAGCGAAAAACTATCTATTGATATGCCTAAAATCATACTTACCAAACTTTTATAACTATCAGCAACTATTGGATTTAATGTTTTTGTAAATTTGACTATTTCTTCTAATGCAAGTTGTTTTTGAACTGGTCTTTGAAGTTCAAATTCATTTGCAATTTGACGGATTACAAACTCACCAGCTTCTGTTTTTGAGTTTAAAATTTTATCTAATTCTTTTAAATTTCCAGCTTGAACCAGATCTGCTGGATCAGCACCCTTTGGGATTACAACGACACTTGTATCAAAATCGTTTTGAAGTAGAAGTTTTGAACTTTTAAAAGCTGCATTTATACCAGCACTATCGCCGTCAAAACAAAGAGTTATTTTTGCATTACTTCTTCTTAAAAGTGGCAGATGTTTTGGAGTTAGAGCTGTTCCAAGTACGGCAACTGCATTTTTATGACCAGCTTTATGAAGCATTATAGTATCCATATAACCCTCAGTTATAATTATCTCTTTTAGCTTGTAAATTTCATCTTTTGCCTTATCATAAGCATAAAAAATTTGAGATTTATCAAACACGGAACTTTGCGGGCTATTTACATATTTTGCTGGATGATTTGTAATAGTTCGTCCTCCAAAACCGACAATTTTTCCTGCATGATTGTTTATAGTAAAAATTATCCTATCTATAAAACTTGCATATAAATTTCCCCCCTCGCCCACTTTTACAATACCTAAATTTATAGCATCTTTTGGATCTATTTTTTCATTTGCAAGTAAATTTAGTGTATTTTGCGAATTTGGAGCATAACCTAGCTCAAATTTAGCAATCAACTCATCGTTAAAACCTCGATTATAAAGATAATTTATGGCAGCTTTGTTTTGATATAAAAGACTTTGATAGTAAGCTTTTACAATACTTAAAGCCTCTTTATCAAGCTTTTTAAAATTACTTTTTTCATCTGTATATTCAAGTGCAAAATTTTGCATGGAAGCTAGTTTTTCAACAGCTTCTGGGAAATTTAGTTTTTCATACTCTTTTATGAAATTTATAGCATTTCCTCCAGCTTTGCAAGAAAAACAGTGATATATATTAAGTTCTGGGCTTACACTCATACTTGGATTTTTATCATCATGAAATGGACAAATTCCTACAAAATTTCGCCCACTTCTTTTTAAATTTACATATCTTGAAACAACATCTACGATATCAGTTTGTTCAATAAGTCTTTGGATACTTTCGGGTTTTATCATAAGCTAGATTATACAAAAACTTTGTTATAATTAGGCTAAATTTTTTTAAAGAGGTTTTTTGGAAAGTTTTTTTATAGATTACAGAGATCCTATTTTTGGACTTATTATCCTGATTGCGGTTGCTTTTGTAGTGGCATTTTCAAGTTATGTTTGGGCAATTTTTTCTAAAAAAGATGAAGAGGCAAAACTTAAAAATTTCATTAGCAAATTTGAAGATTCAAACTCACTTAGCCAAAAACATATTGATCTTTTAAAATCTATTAATCTTGATATTGATACTTTTAGTGCTTTAGGCCTTGTCTTTACCAAAACAGGAGATTTTTCAAGAGCTATAAATATCTACTTAATCGCACTTGAACAAGCAAAAACAAAGGCTCAAAAAAACTTTATTTTACTAAATTTGGCAAAAGCATACTTTGAGGCAGGATTTTTAAAAAAAGCTGAAAATGTCTTTTTACAAATTTTAAAATTCAATCCAAGAAACGAAGAAGCTTTGCGTCTTTTAAGTGTAATTTATGAAAAACTAAAAATGTATGATGAAGAGCTTGACGCACTTGATGCCTTAAAAGAACAAGGCATTGATGTGGATGAAAATTTAGCTCTTATAAAAGCTCAAATTATCGCAAATGACAATAGCCTCAAATTTGATAAAAAAATAAAAGAAATCTCAAAAATAGAGTTTGACTTTACAAAACGTTTTATACTTGAGCTTTTTATTAAAACAAATGAACCACTTTCTAAAATCAAAAAATTTCCACCTTTAAAAAATGTAGTTGACATAATATGGTTTTTAAACGAACCTATAAATTTAAAAGATGATGAATATAAAGCTTTATTTTACGCCAAAGCTTTGAGTAATGAGTATAAACAAAGTTCATTTTTTGAGATAAATGCCATCTCAGCGATGAGAAACTCAGGTTTTTTTGAAGCGGATTTAAGTTTTAAATTTATGTGCAGTAAGTGTAAAAATTCATTTCCATCATTTTTTTATAGATGCCCAGTTTGTTATACCTTAAACAGTATTCAAATTCTACCAAAAATTATAAGAAAAGATAATGAAGCAAATCTTACTTTTTAGTGATGGATCTTGTCTTGGAAATCCTGGAATTGGTGGCTGGGCATATATATTAAGGTATAAAAACCATGAAAAAAAAGAATTCGGAACAAATGAGCTTACTACAAATAACCAAATGGAATTAACAGCAGTTTTAAAAGCTTTAAAAAAATTAAAAGAGCCTTGTAAAATCGAGCTTTTTACAGATAGTAGCTATGTTGCAAACTCGATAAATTTATGGCTTGATGGCTGGGTTAAAAAAAATTTTAAAAATGTTAAAAATGTTGAGTTGTGGAAAGAGTATTTATCTCTTTCAAAACCTCATCAAATAACGGCATTTTGGGTAAAAGCTCATGCTGGACATAAAGAAAATGAGGAATGTGATGATATGGCAAGAAATGCAGCACTAAAACTAAAAGAACAACTAAAAAATGGATAAAAAATGCTAGAAAAATTACAAAAAAAATTAAATTATAATTTTCAAGATTTAGACCTTTTACAAAGAGCCCTTACTCACAAAAGTTCAAATAAACCTTATAGCAATGAAAGATTAGAGTATCTAGGTGATGCAGTTATGGATCTTGTAGTTGCAAAATATCTTTTTGAAAAATTTAAAAATACGCCCGAGGGTGATTTATCAAAACTAAGAGCTGCTTTAGTAAATGAAACAAGCTTTGCAAAACTGGCAAAAGCTTTAAATTTAGGCGATTTTATCATAATTTCAAGTGCTGAAGAAAGAAATAATGGAAGAAATAAAAACTCGCTTTTATCTGATGCATTTGAAGCACTAATGGGAGCTGTTTTTTTAGAAATAGGTTTTGAAAAAACAAGTAGAATTGCTTTAAATTTGCTTGAAAAAGAGTATCATCATATAAGCCTTGAAGAGATTGTAAAAGACTATAAGACAAAGCTTCAAGAAATAACCCAGAGCATTTTAGGGTTAATTCCTACTTATATACTACTTGATTCAAAAGGACCAGATCACAAAAAAGAGTTTAAAATAGGTGTTTTTTTAGGAGATGAAAAATATGGCGAAGCAGTAGGTAAAAGCAAAAAAGATGCCGAACAAAAAGCTGCTAAAATAGCTATTGAAACTCTACATAAAAAAGGAAGAGCTTGAATACTTTTGGAGTAAAACTTAGACTTACAACTTTTGGAGAAAGCCATGGCATAGCAATTGGTGGCGTGCTTGATGGTTTTCCTGCTGGAGTAAAGATAGATTTTGATTTTTTACAAAATGAACTTGATAAAAGAAAACCTAGCTCAAAATTTGCTACCAAAAGAAAAGAAAGTGATAAAGTAGAAGTTTTAAGCGGAGTTTTTGAAGGGCTTAGCACGGGAACTCCAATTGGTTTTATTATAAAAAACGAAGATCAAAAAAGCAAAGACTATGGAAATTT from Campylobacter ureolyticus includes:
- the rnhA gene encoding ribonuclease HI, whose protein sequence is MKQILLFSDGSCLGNPGIGGWAYILRYKNHEKKEFGTNELTTNNQMELTAVLKALKKLKEPCKIELFTDSSYVANSINLWLDGWVKKNFKNVKNVELWKEYLSLSKPHQITAFWVKAHAGHKENEECDDMARNAALKLKEQLKNG
- a CDS encoding adenylate kinase, with the protein product MNSFSYVFLGIIFIVEAVWSFCGGKIYIKYTGWIEPSIQMSITSMAIGIIFICIGIFYNSKHSDFMRCKKCHKVYNYIDVKDKDKICPKCGGELQDYKEFEKEEQEKKNKEFKRIDKIERELIEEYKKSKK
- a CDS encoding DUF637 domain-containing protein, with protein sequence MKFILNLLLFISLFFNNILLASSSTIQSGIYGTNFKDSLLSNISSSTGNYLFNKAGDIGVVTNSKDGSLTKTALHSLIGGSINAIQGESFIDGAVISGINELLTPLSSNLNKDEQILTSQLTGILTGALINSEAGAKQGYNLTTSAELNNRQYHQEFINKHYKEFKEYYKRQKLSSKITKSNLIIK
- a CDS encoding argininosuccinate synthase domain-containing protein, giving the protein MKALALFSGGLDSMLAIKLITLQGIEVTAIYMDIGFGGKEDKSELLRKRANMAGADFKIVDIRNKYLQNVLLNPKYGYGKHFNPCIDCHAYMFKTALSMLKNQEASFLITGEVLGQRPMSQRKEALNQVLSLSGDEDLLILRPLCAKLLKPTTPEINGWVDREKLLSISGRGRHTQLNLAKEFGFDDFESPAGGCLLTLDNYSKKLTDALNHEGLDTPNDSEILKFGRHLRLEGGAKLIIGKDENDNLKLKNIQNDKFVEINLPNGVVGAYVLISKNACLDDKILAAKFALTYSKADISKNYKMIVCGDEFSVKAFESKDRAKEFFVG
- the rnc gene encoding ribonuclease III, producing the protein MLEKLQKKLNYNFQDLDLLQRALTHKSSNKPYSNERLEYLGDAVMDLVVAKYLFEKFKNTPEGDLSKLRAALVNETSFAKLAKALNLGDFIIISSAEERNNGRNKNSLLSDAFEALMGAVFLEIGFEKTSRIALNLLEKEYHHISLEEIVKDYKTKLQEITQSILGLIPTYILLDSKGPDHKKEFKIGVFLGDEKYGEAVGKSKKDAEQKAAKIAIETLHKKGRA
- the dnaG gene encoding DNA primase, giving the protein MIKPESIQRLIEQTDIVDVVSRYVNLKRSGRNFVGICPFHDDKNPSMSVSPELNIYHCFSCKAGGNAINFIKEYEKLNFPEAVEKLASMQNFALEYTDEKSNFKKLDKEALSIVKAYYQSLLYQNKAAINYLYNRGFNDELIAKFELGYAPNSQNTLNLLANEKIDPKDAINLGIVKVGEGGNLYASFIDRIIFTINNHAGKIVGFGGRTITNHPAKYVNSPQSSVFDKSQIFYAYDKAKDEIYKLKEIIITEGYMDTIMLHKAGHKNAVAVLGTALTPKHLPLLRRSNAKITLCFDGDSAGINAAFKSSKLLLQNDFDTSVVVIPKGADPADLVQAGNLKELDKILNSKTEAGEFVIRQIANEFELQRPVQKQLALEEIVKFTKTLNPIVADSYKSLVSMILGISIDSFSLSNSGKNSIKSIPNFAKFEKKKDYLELQIIKTLYLNKDLFNKCKDMFLDAKFQTHEDEFKALLRTQKTPEDEIMLREISIDISIDEFKSIDELSSAYKILIINTYENMLKKLKNSDIENKQEKIKQVQRRIIKLKGVK
- a CDS encoding tetratricopeptide repeat protein translates to MESFFIDYRDPIFGLIILIAVAFVVAFSSYVWAIFSKKDEEAKLKNFISKFEDSNSLSQKHIDLLKSINLDIDTFSALGLVFTKTGDFSRAINIYLIALEQAKTKAQKNFILLNLAKAYFEAGFLKKAENVFLQILKFNPRNEEALRLLSVIYEKLKMYDEELDALDALKEQGIDVDENLALIKAQIIANDNSLKFDKKIKEISKIEFDFTKRFILELFIKTNEPLSKIKKFPPLKNVVDIIWFLNEPINLKDDEYKALFYAKALSNEYKQSSFFEINAISAMRNSGFFEADLSFKFMCSKCKNSFPSFFYRCPVCYTLNSIQILPKIIRKDNEANLTF